In the Malaya genurostris strain Urasoe2022 chromosome 1, Malgen_1.1, whole genome shotgun sequence genome, one interval contains:
- the LOC131440747 gene encoding protein stunted-like isoform X1, whose translation MSAWRAAGLNYINYSNIAARLVRQALKPEQRAQAVRRDESHIKFTKWVNGKPEKLAAEN comes from the exons ATGTCCGCCTGGAGAGCAGCCGGTTTAAA TTATATAAACTATTCTAACATAGCCGCTCGTCTGGTTCGACAAGCTTTAAAACCGGAACAGCGAGCGCAAGCTGTACGGCGTGATGAATCCCACATAAAGTTTACCAAATGGGTTAATGGGAAACCAGAGA agttggCCGCTGAAAATTGA
- the LOC131440747 gene encoding protein stunted-like isoform X2 has product MSAWRAAGLNYINYSNIAARLVRQALKPEQRAQAVRRDESHIKFTKWVNGKPETEK; this is encoded by the exons ATGTCCGCCTGGAGAGCAGCCGGTTTAAA TTATATAAACTATTCTAACATAGCCGCTCGTCTGGTTCGACAAGCTTTAAAACCGGAACAGCGAGCGCAAGCTGTACGGCGTGATGAATCCCACATAAAGTTTACCAAATGGGTTAATGGGAAACCAGAGA CTGAGAAATGA